ATGGTTTTCCGAGGACAGTGGTCCAGGCTGAGGCTTTGGACAAGCTTTTGGAAAAGTTGCATATCACTCTTGATGGTATAGTGTATTTTGATGTTCCTGATGATGTAGTTATAAAGAGACTTTCCGGTAGAAGGATATGCAAATCTTGTGGGGCCATATATAATATTCACTCTCAGCCCCCCAAGAAAGAAGGGGTATGTGACCTCTGTGGAGGCGAGTTGTACCAGAGAAGCGACGACGAGGAGTCGGTGGTAAGGAATAGACTTAAGGTCTACAAGGAGCAGACTGCACCTCTTATCTCTTACTATGAAAAATCTGATAAATTTTTGAGAGTCGATGCTTCGCAGGATAGCTCCGCAGTAGTGCAAGCAATAGTGGAGGCGGTAAAGAAGTAGGATGTTTCTTTTAAAGAAGAAGACGGATCTCGTCAACATGAGGAAAGCAGGAAAGGTAGTTGTAGATGTTTTGCATTTGATGAAGGAACTGATTAGGCCTGGTATCGATACGCTCACTCTTGATGAGAAAGCGGAGGAGCTGATAAGAAAGGAAAAGGCCAAGCCAGCTTTCAAAGGGTATAGGGTTCCAGGCATTCCTAGACCGTTTCCGGGCACTCTGTGCGTATCCATAAACAATGAAGTGGTGCATGGTATTCCAAGCAGAGATAGAGTCCTGGAAGAAGGTGACATAGTTAGCATAGATGTAGGTTCCTTTTACGGGGGGTATTATGGAGACGCAGCTTACACTTACCCAGTAGGCGAGGTGAGCAAAGAGAAGGCCGAACTCTTATATGTCACCAAGGAGGCGCTTGATATAGCTGTAAAGATGGCTGTTCCGGGTAATACTGTGGGGGATATAGGCCACGCTGTGGAGACCTTTGTGAAGAAGTGGGATTTTGGGATAGTCAGAGAATATGCTGGCCATGGGATTGGTAGAAAGCTCCATGAACCCCCACAAATCCCCAACTACGGTGCTCCTGGCACTGGTGTGACCTTGAAAGAAGGAATGGCCATAGCTATTGAGCCCATGGTGATGCTAGGGGAAGAGAAGGTTAAAACTTTGCCCGATATGTGGACGGTGGTCACGGCCGATGGTTCTGATGCAGCACACTTTGAAAAGAGTGTGTTCATAACAGAAGATGGACCCGAGGTTCTTACTCCGTGGGAGTGATGGGGTTGGGTCGTTTGAAGATTGGTCAAGTGGTTATTTCCAAGCAGGGGAAGGATACTGGCAAGTGGTATGTAGTCGTGGGATATGATGAGAGGTCAGGTTTTGTCCTTGTGGCGGACGGCAAAAAGAGAACCAGTGCCAACCCCAAGCGGAAAAACCCAAAACATTTACAGCCGACTGGAATGTTCATAAAGGAGGTAGCCGAGATGGTCGAAGGAAGAAAGTGCTTGGCGGATAATCAGCTTCTTTCGCTAATTGAAAGTTGCAGAAACGAAGAAACTACCTGCGGAAAGGTGACGGGGTCTTATGCCTAAGGACGATGTGATAGAAGTAAAAGGTACAGTGGTAGAACCGCTTCCTAACGCTATGTTCCGTGTCGAACTGGAGAACGGGCACAAGATTTTGGCACACGTTTCAGGCAAAATGAGGATGCACTTTATAAGGATACTGCCGGGCGACAAAGTTTTATTGGAGATTTCGCCTTATGACTTGACACGAGGGCGAATCGTGTATAGATATAAATAGCTTTTTGTCAGGAAAAAAAGCTTGCTTGCGAGTGTAGGGGGAGTGTTTTAAATGAAAGTAAAACCATCAGTTAAGCCGATTTGTGAGTACTGTCGTGTCATTAAAAGAAATGGCGTAGTAAGGATAATATGCGAGAAAAACCCAAGACATAAACAGCGCCAGGGCGCAAGGAGGTAGCTCGAACATGGCTAGAATAGCAGGAGTGGACCTACCAAGGGAAAAGAGAATCGAGATAGCGTTGACTTATATCTTTGGTATAGGCTTACCTACTTCTAAGAAGATCCTTGAGGCTACGGGTATAGATCCAAATACCAGAGTAAAGGATCTCACAGAGGACGAGGAACAGAAGTTGCGTGCGGAGATCGAAAACAACTACAAGGTTGAGGGTGACCTGCGCAGGGAGATTACCATGAACATAAAACGCCTCATGGAGATCGGTTGTTATAGGGGCTTGAGGCATAAACTGGGACTCCCTGTGAGGGGGCAGAAAACCAAGACCAATGCGCGCACACGAAAAGGCCCAAGGCGCGCTGTTGCTGGAAAGAAAAAGCCGACAGGCAAAAAATAGTATTTAGGGCCTGAAGTTAAAAAGGAGGGAAACCAGACGTGGCAAAGAGAACGCAGCGTCGAGGCAAAAGAAAAGAGAGAAAGAACATAAGTTACGGTGTTGCCCATATATATTCTACGTTCAACAACACTATCATCAGTGTGACCGATAAGGAGGGCAACTTGCTTTCATGGTCTTCAGGGGGGACCGTGGGTTTCAAGGGTACCAGGAAGTCCACCCCCTATGCTGCGCAGATGGCTGCACAGCAAGTGGCTAAACAGGCCCAGGACCATGGAGTTCAGGAAATAGATGTGGTAGTCAAAGGCCCTGGACCAGGTAGGGAGTCCGCTATCAGGTCGTTGCAGGCTGCAGGACTACAGGTTAATGTGATAAGGGACGAAACTCCTATACCACACAACGGCTGCCGTCCTCCTAAGAGGCGCCGTGTGTAGACAACAATTTGAGGGGAGAGTAATGGAAATATGAGTAGATATACAGGACCCGTATGTCGCTTGTGTAGGGCTGAGGGAACAAAGCTGTTTTTGAAGGGTGATCGTTGCTACACGGAGAAGTGTGCAATTGCCAGAAGAAACAACAAACCTGGCCAACACGGTGCTAGGCGTGGCAAAGAAAGTGAATATGGTCTTCGCCTAAGGGAGAAGCAGAAGCTTCGCAGATTCTACTGCATGAACGAATCTCAGTTTAGAAGGTTTTACACCATGGCAACCAAGATGCCAGGGCAGACAGGTCACAATTTCCTCCAGCTGTTGGAGCGCAGGTTGGATAACGTTGTCTACAGAATGGGTCTTGGTGTCAGCAGACGCCAGGCTAGACAGATAGTAAGGCATGGGCATGTCCTTGTAAACGGGAGGAAGGTAGATATCCCCAGTTATCTGGTTAAGGCTGGAGATAAAATAGAGATAAGCGAAAAGAGTAGGGATCTTATGGTAATCAAGGAGAATGCAGAAGCTGCGAGCGTTAGGACTTTACCTGCGTGGCTTGAGTTTGACGTGGAGCGAATGGAAGGTCGAGTGGTATCCCTTCCGACAAGAGACCAGATAGAAGTTCCGGTCACTGAGCAGCTGGTAGTTGAGTTCTATGCCCGATAATGTAAAAAAGGGGGGAATTGAGTTGGAACATATAAGACCTGAGATAAGAGTGGAAGAAAGTACCCCCCAGTATGGCAAAATCGTTGTTGAGCCCCTTGAGAGGGGCTACGGGGTGACGTTGGGCAATGCCTTGAGGAGGGTTCTTTTGTCCTCCATAAGGGGAGCATCCGTTACAGCCGTCAGGATAGAGGGTGTGGTTCATGAATTTAGCACCATTGAAGGTGTGAGGGAAGATGTTATTGAGCTGATCCTAAATCTAAAGCATGTTCCTGTGAAATCATATGCCTCTGAGGTCAAAGTGCTGAGGCTTGAGGCTGTCGGTCCCAAGGTCGTAACTGCAGCGGATATTCAGCCGGATAGCCAGGTGGAATTTGTAGATCCTGACGCTGTGATATGCCACCTTGCGGATGGCGCTAGGGTGGAGATGGACATATACGTCGAAAATGGTACTGGATATGCCTCACCAAGTAGACCTAGGCCTTCTTATTTGCCTGTTGACG
The DNA window shown above is from Thermovirga lienii DSM 17291 and carries:
- a CDS encoding Adenylate kinase (PFAM: Adenylate kinase, active site lid; Adenylate kinase~TIGRFAM: adenylate kinases~COGs: COG0563 Adenylate kinase and related kinase~InterPro IPR000850: IPR007862: IPR006259~KEGG: apo:Arcpr_1334 adenylate kinase~PFAM: adenylate kinase; adenylate kinase lid domain-containing protein~SPTR: Adenylate kinase;~TIGRFAM: adenylate kinase), whose amino-acid sequence is MKLIFLGPPGAGKGTQAAVISKKYGIAHISTGDILRDNVARETELGLKAKKYMESGQLVPDDVIVDMVERRLKEEDCRAGFILDGFPRTVVQAEALDKLLEKLHITLDGIVYFDVPDDVVIKRLSGRRICKSCGAIYNIHSQPPKKEGVCDLCGGELYQRSDDEESVVRNRLKVYKEQTAPLISYYEKSDKFLRVDASQDSSAVVQAIVEAVKK
- a CDS encoding methionine aminopeptidase, type I (PFAM: Metallopeptidase family M24~TIGRFAM: methionine aminopeptidase, type I~COGs: COG0024 Methionine aminopeptidase~InterPro IPR002467: IPR000994: IPR001714~KEGG: aco:Amico_0649 methionine aminopeptidase, type I~PFAM: peptidase M24~SPTR: Methionine aminopeptidase;~TIGRFAM: methionine aminopeptidase, type I); its protein translation is MFLLKKKTDLVNMRKAGKVVVDVLHLMKELIRPGIDTLTLDEKAEELIRKEKAKPAFKGYRVPGIPRPFPGTLCVSINNEVVHGIPSRDRVLEEGDIVSIDVGSFYGGYYGDAAYTYPVGEVSKEKAELLYVTKEALDIAVKMAVPGNTVGDIGHAVETFVKKWDFGIVREYAGHGIGRKLHEPPQIPNYGAPGTGVTLKEGMAIAIEPMVMLGEEKVKTLPDMWTVVTADGSDAAHFEKSVFITEDGPEVLTPWE
- a CDS encoding LSU ribosomal protein L14E (KEGG: tai:Taci_1161 hypothetical protein~SPTR: Putative uncharacterized protein), with amino-acid sequence MGVMGLGRLKIGQVVISKQGKDTGKWYVVVGYDERSGFVLVADGKKRTSANPKRKNPKHLQPTGMFIKEVAEMVEGRKCLADNQLLSLIESCRNEETTCGKVTGSYA
- a CDS encoding bacterial translation initiation factor 1 (bIF-1) (PFAM: Translation initiation factor 1A / IF-1~TIGRFAM: translation initiation factor IF-1~COGs: COG0361 Translation initiation factor 1 (IF-1)~InterPro IPR004368: IPR006196~KEGG: aco:Amico_0651 translation initiation factor IF-1~PFAM: S1 IF1 family protein~SPTR: Translation initiation factor IF-1;~TIGRFAM: translation initiation factor IF-1); amino-acid sequence: MPKDDVIEVKGTVVEPLPNAMFRVELENGHKILAHVSGKMRMHFIRILPGDKVLLEISPYDLTRGRIVYRYK
- a CDS encoding LSU ribosomal protein L36P (PFAM: Ribosomal protein L36~TIGRFAM: ribosomal protein L36, bacterial type~InterPro IPR000473~KEGG: aco:Amico_0652 ribosomal protein L36~PFAM: ribosomal protein L36~SPTR: 50S ribosomal protein L36;~TIGRFAM: ribosomal protein L36) → MKVKPSVKPICEYCRVIKRNGVVRIICEKNPRHKQRQGARR
- a CDS encoding SSU ribosomal protein S13P (PFAM: Ribosomal protein S13/S18~TIGRFAM: 30S ribosomal protein S13~COGs: COG0099 Ribosomal protein S13~InterPro IPR001892: IPR018269: IPR019980~KEGG: aco:Amico_0653 30S ribosomal protein S13~PFAM: ribosomal protein S13~SPTR: 30S ribosomal protein S13;~TIGRFAM: 30S ribosomal protein S13), which encodes MARIAGVDLPREKRIEIALTYIFGIGLPTSKKILEATGIDPNTRVKDLTEDEEQKLRAEIENNYKVEGDLRREITMNIKRLMEIGCYRGLRHKLGLPVRGQKTKTNARTRKGPRRAVAGKKKPTGKK
- a CDS encoding 30S ribosomal protein S11 (PFAM: Ribosomal protein S11~TIGRFAM: 30S ribosomal protein S11~COGs: COG0100 Ribosomal protein S11~InterPro IPR001971: IPR018102: IPR019981~KEGG: aco:Amico_0654 30S ribosomal protein S11~PFAM: ribosomal protein S11~SPTR: 30S ribosomal protein S11;~TIGRFAM: 30S ribosomal protein S11); amino-acid sequence: MAKRTQRRGKRKERKNISYGVAHIYSTFNNTIISVTDKEGNLLSWSSGGTVGFKGTRKSTPYAAQMAAQQVAKQAQDHGVQEIDVVVKGPGPGRESAIRSLQAAGLQVNVIRDETPIPHNGCRPPKRRRV
- a CDS encoding SSU ribosomal protein S4P (PFAM: Ribosomal protein S4/S9 N-terminal domain; S4 domain~TIGRFAM: ribosomal protein S4, bacterial/organelle type~COGs: COG0522 Ribosomal protein S4 and related protein~InterPro IPR018079: IPR002942: IPR001912: IPR005709~KEGG: tai:Taci_1156 ribosomal protein S4~PFAM: RNA-binding S4 domain protein; ribosomal protein S4~SMART: RNA-binding S4 domain protein~SPTR: 30S ribosomal protein S4;~TIGRFAM: ribosomal protein S4~manually curated); translation: MSRYTGPVCRLCRAEGTKLFLKGDRCYTEKCAIARRNNKPGQHGARRGKESEYGLRLREKQKLRRFYCMNESQFRRFYTMATKMPGQTGHNFLQLLERRLDNVVYRMGLGVSRRQARQIVRHGHVLVNGRKVDIPSYLVKAGDKIEISEKSRDLMVIKENAEAASVRTLPAWLEFDVERMEGRVVSLPTRDQIEVPVTEQLVVEFYAR